DNA sequence from the Amycolatopsis sp. Hca4 genome:
CGCACACGACACCGACGGCGACCCATTCCCTCGTGCCGAGCCGCACCCCGAGGAACCGCGCGGCGACGGCGGTGACGGCGAGACTGGCGGCCAGGGCGGCCTGGACGACGAACAGCGGCAGGACGTGCAGGGCGGCGATCTGGGCGACGAACCCGAGGACGTCCAGCAGCAGGCCGAGCACGAACTTCCCCTGGCCGAGCACCCGGACCAGCAGTTTCGGGTCGACCCCCTCGGTGCCGGTGTCCGTGGCCCGCGCGGCGACCGACTGCATCACCGAAGCCACGCCGTACGCGCATGCGGCGCCCAAGGCGCAGAGCAGTCCCCACCACATGCCGGCCACTCTATTGGCCGCGGTTTTGTCGGACCGGTGCGGTACGGTGCGGCCATGTCGAACACGAGTTCGAAGACGCACCGCCAGTGGCCCGCGCCACTGGCGGGTGACGAGCTGCGTCTCCTGCTGGATTTCCTGCAGTTCCTGCGCGCCACGGCGGTGAACAAGCTGGCCGGGCTGTCGTTGCCGCAGGCGTCGGCGACACCATTGCCGTCATCGCCGAGGATGAGCGCACTGGGGGTGGTGAAGCACCTGACGGCGGTGGAGCGCTGGTGGCTGTCGATCGAGGCGGGCGGCGCGGACCTGCCATCGCTGTGGGCGGGGAGCCCGGACCCGAGCTGGGACGTGGGGCCGGAGGACACCCCGGCCTCGGTGGTGGCGGCGTACAAGGCGGAGTGGGGGCGGGTGGAGAAGGCTTTGCGCGGCCTCGGCCCCGATGACCGCACGCGGCGGCGGTCGGAGTTCACGGTCCGCTGGGTGGTGACGCACGTCGTGCAGGAGACGGCGCGGCACGTGGGGCATCTGGACGTGCTGCGGGAGCTGGCGGACGGGGAGGTGGGCGAGTGACGGACCGGTGAGGCGGTGGCGGCGGGTGGGCTCGGGAGGGGGAAGGAGAGGTTTCGGCGGAAATACGGGTGACAAGCGCCGTTATCCTGGATCCGTGGCCGTCGTCGCGGAGTACCGCCGATTTACCGGCCCCCTGGCCCGTTCCGGGCGCCAGCGGGGTCCCGGCGCCATGTCCGCCTGAACCTTCGCCGGGCCGCCCGGGCCAGGGGGGACCGCCCCCGAAACCCCACCCGAGCCCGGAGGTTCCGCCATGCCCGCAACACTCACCCCTGCTCAGCTCGCCCGTGACCTCGCCGTCCGCGACCTCACCGATCCGGCCGCCGGGGCGCACGCTGTCCAGCTCGTCGTCGACCAAGCCGTCGAAGCGCTCACCGGCGGCTGGCCGTGCATCGTCCGGCGGTGGCCGGGCGACCGCATCGTCACCGTGGCCGACAACTACGACAACCTCGGCTACGACCCCGCCGACGTCACGCGCGACGCCCGCTACACCCGGTACGTCGACGACCGGCACGTCCTGCGCAGCCACTCCACCGCCCTCGTCCCCGCGGCACTGCGAAGCCTCGCCGCGGACCCGGAAGACGACGTCCTGCTCGTCTGCCCGGGCGTCGTCTACCGGCGGGACAGCATCGACCGGCTGCACAGCGGCACCCCGCACCAGCTCGACCTCTGGCGGATCGTCCGCGGGAGCGTCACCCCGGCCGACCTCGAGGAGATGGTCGCCGCCCTCGTGCCGGACCGGCGGTGGCGGCTCGAACCCCGCCGTCATCCGTACACAGTGGACGGTGCGCAGCTCGACGTCGAACACGACGGGCGCTGGGTCGAGGTCGCCGAGTGCGGCCTCGCCGCCCCGGGCGTCCTCGCGCGGGCGGGGCTCGACGACGGCTGGTCCGGCCTGGCGCTCGGCATGGGCCTCGACCGGATGGTCATGCTGCGCAAGGGCATCCCGGACATCCGGCTGCTGCGCTCCACCGAGCCGGCCGTCGCCGGCCAGCTGACGGACCTCACCCCTACCGGCCCGTCTCCGCACTGCCGCCGGTGCGCCGCGACCTGTCGATCGCGGTGCCGGCCGGCGACCGTGCCGAAGACCTCGGCGACCGCGTCCGCGACGCGCTCGGCGACGAAGCCGACGTCGTCGAGTCGGTCGAGATCCGGCAGGAGACCTCGTACGCCCGGCTGCCGGCGCAGGCGCGAGCCCGGCTCGGCGCGACGCCGGACCAGAAGAACCTGCTGGTCCGCCTGGTGCTCCGGCCCCTGGACCGGACGTTGTCCGATCGGGAGGCGAACGTCCTCAGGGACCGGGCCTACGCCGCCCTGCACCGGGGGAGCGTCCACCAGTGGGCCGGACTCAGCGGAGGACGCGATAGCGAAGGTGCGTGACCGAGGTGGTCGCCCGGCTGTCCACCTGCTCGAGGTTCAGCGGCGGCACGCCGTCGAACAACCGGACGCCGTCGCCGAGCGTGTACGGCGCGACGTGCAACCGGAGTTCGTCGACCAGGCCCGCGGCGAGGTACTGGTTCACGGTGGTCGGTCCGCCGTGGACGGAGATCCCGCCGTCGCCCGCCGCCTCGCGGGCGCGGGCCATCGCGGCCTCGATGCCGTCGGTGACGAAGTGGAACGTGGTGCCGCCCGCCATCGGCTGCGGCTCGCGCGCGTGGTGGGTGAGCACGAAGACCGGGCCGTGGTAGGGCGGGTTGTCGCCCCACCAGCCCGTCCACGGCCGGTCCCACTCGCCACGGACCGGGCCGAACATGTTGCGTCCCATGATGAACGCCTTGGCCGTCAGCATCCGGTCGAACTCGCTCGCGTGCTCGTCGCGGCCCTCGCCGTACCAGGCGTGCAGCTTGTCGCCCCAGCCGTCGCCGCCGTCGTCGCCGAACGGGCGCTGCTCGCTCTGGTGGTGTCCGGCCGCGTACCCGTCGAGGGTGATCGTGAGGTCGCAGGTCACCTTGCCGGTCATGTCCGTGTCCTCCTGGGTCGAGCTGCTCCGGAACCAGGATGGCCGGGACATCCCATGACGTCCAATGTCAATTGAGCCGGCAACCCATTGATAAACTTGATGAATGCTGAACCTGGTCCAGCTCAAGGTCCTGGCCGCGGTGGCCCGGCACGGTTCGGTGACCGAAGCGGCCCGCGAACTCCACTATTCGCAGCCGTCGGTGAGCCACCACCTGGCCCGCCTGGAAGCGGCCACCGGCGCCCGGCTCGTGCAGCGGGCCGGGCGCGGGATCCGGCTGACACCGGAAGGCCGCCTGCTGGCCGACCGCGCCGCCGAAATCGCCGGACGCGTGGACGCGGCGGCCGAAGAGCTGGCCGCGCAGGTCGGCCTGCGAGCCGGGCGCGTCCGGCTGGGCGCCAACGCGTCGACGCTGAGCACCCTCGTGCCGAGAGCGGTCGCGTCGCTGGCGGAGGCGCACCCCGGCCTCGAGCTGACCCTGGTCGACCGGCAT
Encoded proteins:
- a CDS encoding DinB family protein — encoded protein: MSNTSSKTHRQWPAPLAGDELRLLLDFLQFLRATAVNKLAGLSLPQASATPLPSSPRMSALGVVKHLTAVERWWLSIEAGGADLPSLWAGSPDPSWDVGPEDTPASVVAAYKAEWGRVEKALRGLGPDDRTRRRSEFTVRWVVTHVVQETARHVGHLDVLRELADGEVGE
- a CDS encoding dihydrofolate reductase family protein, encoding MTGKVTCDLTITLDGYAAGHHQSEQRPFGDDGGDGWGDKLHAWYGEGRDEHASEFDRMLTAKAFIMGRNMFGPVRGEWDRPWTGWWGDNPPYHGPVFVLTHHAREPQPMAGGTTFHFVTDGIEAAMARAREAAGDGGISVHGGPTTVNQYLAAGLVDELRLHVAPYTLGDGVRLFDGVPPLNLEQVDSRATTSVTHLRYRVLR